agggtggcctcgaactcacagtaatcctcccacctctgccttctgagtgctgggattaaagacatgcgtcaccacacctagctttttttttaaattgtttttttattttttatttatttgagatgaacagacagagagaaagaggcagatagagacacaatgggcatgccaggtcctccagccactgcatatgaactccagacacgtgcactcccttgtgcatctggctaacgtgggtcctagggaatagagccttgaaccagggtccttaggcttcacaggcaagcgcttaaccgctaagccatctatccaccctctcacctggctttaaaaaaaaattaaatttattcattagggatggggagagagaaagagagaaagggcacaccagggccactccaaacaaactccagatgcatgcaccaccatgtgcatctggttttacgtgggacctggaaagtcaaacctgggtccttaggcttcataggcatgcaccttaaccactgagctatctctccagccctttaaaatattttgagcatattgttatttacttgagagagagagagagggaggcatagacagaattggtgcaccagggctttcagcaactgtagatgaactccagatgcatgtgccaccttgtacgtctggtttacgtggctactggggaattgaaccctgggtccttaggcttcacagacaagtatgttaaccactaagccatctctccagagcagcactacttttttgttttgttttgttttgtttcattcaaggtagggtctcactctagcccagactgatctgaaattcactctgtagtctcagggtggcctcgaactcagtgattccccctacctctgcctcccaggtgctaagattaaaggcatgtgccaccatgcccggctattttttattttaagacagggtttcattctgCATCTCAGGCTTGCCCCTAACTggctatcctcctgtctcagcctgcagccaagtgtgggattacaggtgtcagTCAGCATTCCTAGCTAGAGACATCCTGCAGACAATTTGCTCACTGGGTGTGTTGTCTGAGGATATGGGCTGATAAGGTCAGGCTGGGGGAAGAGGCCACTCTAGGGCCATCCAAGGGACCACATGGCAGACAACCCCAGCGTGGTTCCCAGTTGGGATCCACatgcatgcaggcacactcccTTGTGGGTCCCCTCTGCTCATAGTCACGACCCTCCAACCCAAAGACCCTCCCCAAATGTTCTGGGATATCCTAGATCACCGAGGGTCACTGCAGATGACCTGATCCCTACTATAGACACAAGCTCCCAGACAAGTCCCTGGCTCCCAGATGGGCTGGGCCCAGCGCCTCAGGGACAtgtcccgccccgccccgcccaacCCGCTCTGGCTTTAATAGGACGCGCCGCCGGCCCTTGCCTATTCCCTCTGCAAGCTCACCACCATGCATCCTAGGGCGACGCGGCCGCTGCTCTGGTCACTGCTTTGGGGGGCCTTGGTCTGGGCGGTGGATGCCGTGGGCTTGGGGGACCCCATGCCCGGTGAGTGGGGGAGTCGGAAGGGGTGGGCTGGTGGGTCACCCACGTGGCCTGAGGAATGCGGCAGGGGGATGTCGCAGGGTGCTGTGAGTATCCTAGCAACGTGTGGGGGAGCTCTACTCCTTCAGCCTCTAAGTAGAACAGGCACTTATTGAGCACTTACTGTTTACCTCTTTCCCACTGAACTCCACAGAACAGCTTTTCTGTGGGTACTTTTGCCAACCCTGTTTTCAGGATGtgtaaactgaggctcagggtcaGGCAGTCTGTAAGTGGCATAGCCAGGACCAAAAGGAGAACTGTGGGGGTGGTTTCTGAGTCCCCAGAGAGACACTGCCCGACCCAAGAATTCCAGCTAGGGGAATGGTGTCTCAGATTTCCCCTGAGCCCCTGTGGTTCTGTAAACTGGTATTCCGACAGGGAGGGCTCCAGACTCAGTTTCCATTTTGTGAAATGGGTGCTGAGGCTCTTGGTCTTGGTCTTTAAAAGGCTCTCGGGAGCACCCCAGAACTGGGAAGCAATCGGACATGGGGGCTGAGGCGGTCCCTACTTTGATGGTGAAGAAACTGGGGGGTCCTGTGCCTCAGTCCCAGCCCTACCCCACCCAGCCTCTGAGGGGAGCAGAGCCCCCTCCCCTAAGGCTGCTGTGTCCCTGTCCCCAGGGAAGAGTGAGCTCACGCCAGGGGAATTTTCCTCGGTTGCAGTGAGTAAGAGGCGGGTCAGGCGAGGGGGGGCTGcaggctgggggcatggctgccCTTGGCTCAGCACTGTCTAGACCCAGGGCAGAGGCGGGCAGCCACTCCACACTCCACGGAACCTCACATGTACAGAGCCTGGCATTTAACCGGGCTGGGCAAAGTGCCAATTCCCAGGCCAGGGGACTGGACAGGGGGCTGGTGATGGAGCCATGGGGGTGTGGCTCCAGAGGGGAGGATTCCCCAAGGTCCAAGCCTGGGTCACAACTGTGTGGCTTTCTCTACCTCCTTCCTGAGTGTGAGACAGGTCATGCTTGGTGACTGTGCCCAAtggacaggatggggatgaggggcATTAGATGTGGGGTATTGGGGGATGATTAGGAGTTTGCTAGATGGAAATCAGGGTCAGAAATAGGGCCctccatggtggcgcacgcctttaatcccagcacttgggaggcagaggtaggaggatctctgagagtttgagcccaccttgagactacatagttaattccaggtcagcctgtaccagagtgagaccctacctcggaaaaaaaaaaaaaagaaatagggctcTCATCTTTGCCGTAGGTGTGTGCTGGCTCCACAAAGGCCAAGTGGGCAAATGTGGCCTGGTGTTGAGGACTAACGTGACCTGGGAGGACTGCTGTGCTTCTGGCAATGTGGACAGGGCCTGGTCCAATGCCACCCATCCGGAGAGCAGAATCAACCTTCTGAGTTTGCTGGGCCTCATCCACTGTCTCCCATGCAAAGGTGAGGCCCTGGGCACTAGCTGGGAACAGGCGTCATTTGCCTTGGAGGATAGGTTGCATGAATGGCCCTCCTGGCCCCCAGGGTGTTGGAATATGCCTTGAAGGAAGTGGGAATTAGGCGTGGGGTGTTGGGGGATGATTAGGAGTTTGCTGGACACAGGGCATGTTGCAGAAACCAGGGGTGTAAGGTCATGCACTGGGGTGTGGTCAGGCAGGGTAGCTTGGAGTAAGGTAGATTGTAGGACTGTAGACCTGAAGGCCAAGATGAGGAGCCTGCTGGCCTTTGAGATGTGATTAATCCCAGAACAGCCTGGCTGGGTAGTCCTGAACTCACTACCACGTGTTGGGCCTCCAGGACACTGCCCCCCACCcaggcttctgggaaaaagaaagacTTCAAAAAAGTGCCTAGTTTGGGCACGAGATGGCCCAGGACGGCCCTCCCCAACTTCATCTGGCCCTGGGGAGGGAAACTAGGCCCCCCTTTCCGTTCCCCGTTTGCACTCAGCAGAACggttccagatgtgtgtgggtgGGCCGCCTGGGGGGGGGCCCAGGTGCAGCCCACATGCCCTGGCGGGTAGACATGGGGCTCCCTGCTGGCCACTCTCATTGGAGTGCTTCCTGGGCCCGTAAACTAGGGCTTTCCAGTTCATTTtacaatggggaaactgaggcaagagcgCCTGTACTGCAGACTCACAAGCAACAAAAACTAATATGGCAGGGGTGTCCATCTGGGGTCGGCCTTGAAGTTTGGGGTGCTTCTGGGCCCCCTATATTCACTCACAGCTGTGACCAGGCCTCAGTTTTCCTTACCTGACATATGAGAGTGTGCAAGAAGAACCTCCGAGACATGCTTCTGGGGGGACACATACTTCCTTGGGGAGGTCCTGGCGGGAGCTCAAAAACAGCTCCGCACCAGGGGGCGCCCCATTCCAGTGGGTCCCCGACCCTAGATGGCTCTTCATCCACGGTCAGAGCGGTGCGGGCACGTGGGGACCACGCGGGCGTGTCGTCTTTCTGCAGATTCCTGTGACGGCGTGGAGTGCGGCCCTGACAAGAAGTGCCGCATGCTGGGGGACCGCCCGCGCTGCGAGTGCGCCCCGGACTGCACGGGGCTCCCCGGCGGCCTGCAAGTGTGCGGCTCCGACGGCGCCACCTACCGGAACGAGTGCGAACTGCGCTTGGAGCGCTGCCGAGGCCGCCCGGAGCTGCACGTCATGTACTACGGCCGCTGCCAAAGTAGGGGCGGGGccgcgggggcggggccggggaggggcgggggccgCGGCCGGCGCCCCCGGTACCGCCACTGTCAAGgtcgggggcggggcctgcggggggcggggccggggggtGGCGGGCCCACGCAGGCCTGTACACGGTGTTCCGCCGTGGCTGCCAAAGTGCGGGGGCGGGGTCTGCGGAAGGGGCGGGGCCCGGGGCCCGTGCTTCACGGACCGCGCTGTTGCCGAAGTGTGGGGCGGGGCCTCAGGGAGCGGATGGGCGGGTCACGAGGCCGAGAGTCTGGTGCCCCGGCCGCTGCCAAGTATGGGGGCGAAGTGGTGGGGGGCGTGGCCTCAAGGACCTGCGTGATGCCCGGGCTGGCCTCGCCGCTCTCCCCGCTGGAAGAGCCgtgggctgggggcggggctcgTAGCTTAGAGGTGGTGCCCGCCGTGCAACCTGAGATGCAGGGTTTGATACGGCCGGGGGCGGAACTGCGGCTGCGACTTGAAAGGCAGGGTTCACTGGAGCGGGAGGTAGGGCTTGTGTCCTAGGGACGGGGCTCTCAGTGCAATCCCAGCCTTGGAGACGCTGACTTGCCCTCCGACCCGCAGAGTCCTGCGCGAACGTGGAGTGCCCACATCCACAGTCGTGCGTAGTGGACCAGACGGGCAGCACGCATTGCGTGGTTTGTCGTGCGGCGCCCTGCCCCATGCCCTCCAAGCCCGGCCAGGCGCTCTGCGGGAAGAACAATGTCACCTATGCCTCCCCGTGCCACCTGCGCCAGGCCACCTGCTTTCTGGGCCGCTCCATCGGCGTGCTGCACAAGGGCAGCTGCGCAGGTGAGGTGTGGGGATCCAGGGCCCGCGCGCTCCAGGCTGCTCCAGGGCGCATCATGCATGCTCACCCTGTCCTGCTTCCTCCGCCCCTGCAGGTGTCTCCAGAGGACTGCCCGAAGTAGAGTCTGAGAATTTCCTGTGAGCAGCAGCCAAAcacctccattttatttattaccCGAGTCTAATTTATGACATGGACGCGCTTTGAACTCAGTCAGTGCCTGAGTGTCCACTGTGGATCCCCAAGTGTGTTGGCCAGGTCAGATTAGGGTACTTCCTTGGGAAGCCCCCAGCCTCTGTACCTCAGACACCTGTTCTCTGAGAGGACCTCTCACTTCTGTCACCACCAAGAGCACCGGGTCCCCCTTTCCTGATCCACCCACTTACTTTCTGAAGTGGTGAGGAGAGTCTGCCTTTGAGGATGAGTCCCAGTGCACAAAGACAGCGGTCAGGACACTGCTGTTCACATGGGGCCAGGCTTCTAGACGCCGTTCCAGCCCACCTCCTGTCAACCAGTTCAGGTGACACGCGTTCGGCACTGTTTAGAGCCTATCCCCCACACCATGCACCCTCTCCCAACCCAGCTGTCACTCAGAATCAGCCACCTGTGCCTTCAAGGAGACCAAAGGCTCAGCCCATGTGCGGGGACACAGTACAAGAGAATACAAGCCTCTCCAAGTTTCCAAGTTTGGGGCCAGGAGTGCCCAAGATATTTGTTggttcgttttttgtttttgtttttttttttccctgaggcagggtctcgcacTAACctgggatgacctggaacttactttgtagtcccaggctggcctcaaactcaccgcgatcctcctatctccgcttcccaagtgctgggcttaaaggtgtgcgtcactatGCCAGGCCTGCCCAAGTTTATGCCATTATCCTCCAGTCTCCAATTGTGCCTTGACTTGTGATGTCAAGAAAAGTGTGCTCAGTGGGGTTCCTCAGAGCTTCCTGTGAGGAAGCCTCTTCGCACACTGGGGTCCTGCcttggaaaagaaataaaaactgaaaaagagcCACTGTTGTCGTATGAAACTTTTTCCCTACAGACACTTGAACGTGTCTGTTCACCCCGATAGTGTTCAGGCCACTGACCAAAGCATGATGGAACCAAAACCCGATTTTGGTAGCCCATCaaatttattggggttacttataggaatgCCAACGACTCAAAGTCAGCTGCACCGCTGGAGTCCCACCATGTCCTGGACAGCAACCCCATGGAAGCTGTGCCGTGGAGTCCCTCTTCCAGTCAACCTTCTACCTCCTGCGTGATCTAGCTTCTCCCAGGACCACTTGCAGctggggagggcaggagggaacaGTCGCTGGAGTTCCAGGCGAGGGTCCTGTGAGGCCCCCCTCCATCTACTAGGAGTGTCAATAATAGCTCATTACCATGGCCCTCAACCTGGCTATCACTGTATCAGTTCTGCTCCCAAGGTGCCATGGCTACCAGGCCCAAGCATTCTCCACTCCAAGATGACATCACGTGCCCAGAGGAAAACTATACAACAGCCATGTTGGGGCTGTGAAGACCTTAGTTCAGAAGCCGTGGACATGCCAGGTGGACATGGTGACTGCTGtagtcccagctctggggaggtggagacagggcgATACTCAGAAAAGTCAGTCCAGCAAGCTAGACTAACTTAATTGGCAAGCTCTCTGGGTTTAAGTGAgagaaacttttgtttgtttgttttcaaggtagagtcttagtctagcccaggctgacctggaattcattatgtagtctcagggtggccttgaactcacagcgaatctcctacctctgc
This sequence is a window from Jaculus jaculus isolate mJacJac1 chromosome 15, mJacJac1.mat.Y.cur, whole genome shotgun sequence. Protein-coding genes within it:
- the Fstl3 gene encoding follistatin-related protein 3, whose translation is MHPRATRPLLWSLLWGALVWAVDAVGLGDPMPGVCWLHKGQVGKCGLVLRTNVTWEDCCASGNVDRAWSNATHPESRINLLSLLGLIHCLPCKDSCDGVECGPDKKCRMLGDRPRCECAPDCTGLPGGLQVCGSDGATYRNECELRLERCRGRPELHVMYYGRCQKSCANVECPHPQSCVVDQTGSTHCVVCRAAPCPMPSKPGQALCGKNNVTYASPCHLRQATCFLGRSIGVLHKGSCAGVSRGLPEVESENFL